Genomic window (Acipenser ruthenus chromosome 55, fAciRut3.2 maternal haplotype, whole genome shotgun sequence):
CAACGTAATCAAcggcacacatttttttttaattgtagacCAATCGTGCGCCTAATGGGTTGTGATAGGCTACGCAACTACATTACCTTTGAACCAATCAGAACGATATGgagtgtataaataaataccagtcgctttgcatgttttatttgtattgttgtatTATCAAGAATACATTACAATGTCTGGTAGAGGAAAGACTAGCGGAAAGGCGAGAGCCAAGGCTAAGACTCGCTCTtccagggcaggactgcagttcccagtcggCCGTGTCCACAGGCTGCTGCGGAAGGGAAACTACGCTCAGCGTGTCGGCGCTGGAGCCCCGGTCTATCTGGCCGCtgtgctcgagtacctgactgctgaaatcctggagctcgccgggaacgccgcccgggacaacaagaaaaccagaatcatcccgcgtcacctgcagctcgctgtccgcaacgacgaggagctcaacaagctgatgggaggcgtcaccatcgctcagggcggagtgctgcccaacatccaggccgtgctgctgcccaagaaaaccgagaagccCGCTAAGAGCAAGTAAACCAGCCCGACTGACCCGCGTTTAGACTTTAcaaacccaaaggctcttttaagagccacccaccACTTCAATAGAAAGCTGAAGTCCTTGTTCTCACGCCGCTGAACGTGTCAGTAATGCATTTATCAACCTGTACACATGTTTAGTATTGcaatttgaaacaaaaattgatCAGAAAGATTTGGCGTTTTCAGATTAGCGGTAGTTTTAGATGTAATTGATTAATGTAATCATTCACAAGGAGTTAACTGCCGAATTAAGCCTGCGTTATGTACAACTAAAGCGCAATGTTTGCTCCGCGTCTCCCTGAAAGTCGCTACACAGATTAAGCTATTCTGTGAATCTaaatttgaattgtttaaaatagACCGTATGTTTCACCCAGTAACGGCGATCTGTTGTGCCGTGAGTTTTGTTCACAGTGAAATTGTAGAGCCATCAGTTTAATTAAATTACATCCCAAACAATAACATGTTAAATTAATAATTCTCACAtcgatatttaaaaagaaaaaaaaatgcaagcccTTTTAACGAGCAAAAAGGACGGAAATAGTTGAGTTTTTATTCCTGATGAACAGCAGTGAAAGAcgttaaaacaaagaaagaagcGCCAACTTCAAATGATCCAATCACGATAGAGTATTTAGAAAatgaccaatgaaaaacgactttGTGCCTCGTGAGTTTGATCCAATTAGGGCAATCCAGCAGCTGCTATAAAGCCTGAAGCACCGGCTTTCCGTCATTTAAACAGACCTTTAGTCCGCACAGTCACTGACTGAAAGCAGGTAAAGATGGCACGAACCAAGCAAACCGCTCGTAAGTCTACCGGAGGAAAGGCGCCCAGGAAGCAGCTCGCTACCAAGGCTGCCCGAAAGAGCGCCCCTGCTACCGGCGGCGTGAAGAAACCTCACCGTTACAGGCCCGGGACTGTGGCTCTCCGGGAGatccgccgctatcagaaatccaccgagcTGCTGATCCGCAAGCTGCCCTTCCAGCGGCTGGTCCGCgaaatcgctcaggatttcaagaccgacctgcgcttccagagctccgctgtcatggcgctgcaggaggctagcgaggcttacctggtcgggctctttgaggacaccaacctgtgtgccattcacgccaagagagtcaccatcatgcccaaagacatccagctggcccgccgcATCCGAGGGGAACGCGCATAAACTGGAACTCGGTTCACGAAACTACTTTAAAcaacaaaggctcttttaagagccaatCACCTTACTTAAAATATCTGATTCCATCAACAAAACTAGTTGTTGACCGTTAAGGTGTTATCAAAGCAAAACTCTTTAAATTCTATATTTTCTATGTAGTATTATACAcacaatgttatttaaaaaggaaagctACCTTTATGATTTTGTATGTACACAAATGTCAGTAActgataaattatatatatatatatatatatatatataaaaaatcaggATGTTTTGGATGAAGTACCTCAGTTGAATGGAAaacaatgtatttgtaaaaacaattcaaatactcacaataactaaaataaataaaagaaaaggcgCCATATTCGTATCCTGTAATCCTAAACtgcgccaaaaaaaaaaaatcagtccacCTCTTAACGCCCCCTTCCCCGTAAACCGCGTTGATTGGTTCACATACATTTTACGTTGACCGCGTTGATTGGTTCATGATTTTCCGGTTTTAATTTGCATACACCCTCTATAAATTCAGCGGTCTGGGGCTGGTTTCTCATTCGTCTTTGAAACTATCGGAGAAAGAAAATGCCAGAACCGAAAGCTGCACCCGCGCCGAAGAAAGgctccaagaaggctgttgcgaagacccagcctaagggaggaaagaagcgcagaaagaccaggaaggagagctacgcgatctacgtgtacaaagtgctgaagcaggtccaccccgacaccggcatctcttccaaAGCGATGGGTATCATGAACTCGTTcgtcaacgacattttcgagcgcatcgccggcgagtcgtcccgcctggctcactacaacaagcgctccaccatcacttcccgggagatccagacagccgtgcggctcctgctgcccggagagctggccaagcacgccgtgtctgagggcaccaaggccgtcaccaagtacaccagctccaagtaaaccgagacCGTCCCCGCTCCGTCCTTAcaacaacacaaaggctcttctaagagccacccaaaatatcaaacaaagagTTTGACTTCTGTTCGCCGCAGTTGAAATGTATGCAGAGGTACGTCTTTATTTCAGCTTGCAAatcactttgtttttttatatataaatatgttaaaaACACTTTAATGACGATATAGATTTTTTTCTGCATGTTGGATCATCGCACACAGAGGCTGCAGTCCCAGCATTAGCTCCAGCCCTGATAGAATGAAGAGTGAAAAACTGTCTGTCTGCACATGACATCACAATCTCATCTTCTAAATAACATtgtttggaaaataaaataaacagcctgATGGTCATTGCACCATGATTAGAATACAGATGCAGTGGTCAGTGTGATGCAGATAACAAGACTTGTTAcatagctgtgttttttttttttagtgctctaTTATAGATGATCAAATGCATTAAAATCATTTGCACCTAAGATGTGTTCAACGTGTTCTAAACAGTAATCTAGCTCTAAAAAAATATCAATTCATATCCTCGATATTACCAGTAATAATATAGATAGCACATGACAATATAAGAGAAAAAAGacatttttcttgtttgttgTGATTATTATGATGATGTAATTGTTTTCCTTCCCTCGCAAACCAACCCTTTGCGCAGCATAACCTTATTCCTTGCGCGCCGATTTGACACACATTTGTCTGAAATGATGCATCACAGATCAGCACTAATGCACAGTGAAGTGAGAATGATTGCACTCTCGAGTCTTCACATTCATAAGTTAATAGTTATGAATTAAAAAGGTCATGGAGAACATGTTTTGTTAAATTAGAAATGATATGTACGATAAAGGTTACAATAATCACACCACtctatttcaaatacaaatttgagcagctgcttgatgagattctgggatcaataagctactaacaaaaagagcaagatgggctgaatggcctcctctcgtttgtaatgtTCTCATGTACCGCCGGGTACCTCGTCAACTCCACATCCAGCCGTGTCGCTGACGGCATGCCGGAGTCAGAGGTGGTCATGGTGAggacttttaaaatactgtaataccaAACGGACTTTGTTTTTTTAGAGCATCCTTCGTGTGCTAGCATCAGAGGGCGCTTTACAGAAATATACAGCAAGCTAAAAGAGCCACGATTTGCTTGCTAGGGAAAGGCCAAATCAAATAGAGATGTTATGAGCTTAGAATGAAATGTTGACAGATTTCAAGTTAGGAAACCTGTTTGCAATAAAACTTTCTGGATTGATAACTTCATTGGGTAGAACTGCCTTTCTCAATTTTGCTTATGAGtaggaataaataaaataaatgtagccCAATTTAATAAACtgttatgaacataatttacagattttatttaacatgtaatcaaagaagcttcaaaatgatatcgcaagaagtctatcggaagccataattgtagtacagtacagtgcaagtGTTTATTGGAGCAGGAATCCAGGATGactatttatttggcagactcctttatccaaggtgacttgcaggtgttacagggcagtgcgGGGTTataatgcaagcttcatatttagatagtgtagtttacagtaagtgcaaataataatgatactaaaatacaatatgaactaggatgcaacaagttaggaatactgcaagttatatctacagtgacctagtagtgcaataatacattagcggaggatccagtaacgtggtgctgaggtcagacgagtccagtgcatagtaggaggggtggatcaagagatctacaagtgcagtctaaacaggggggTCTTGGGGATATataagatgcccagtccctgctgattagaagcatccccacagcatgatgctgccaccaccatacttcactgtagggatggtgtctcttgaggcatgggcagtgttaggtttgcgccacacatagcgctttgagttttggccaaaacactcctatcttggtctcatctgaccacaaaacctccagacgtgctttcagatggtactttttgagtaacggcttctttcttgccaccctcccatacaggccagtgttatgcagagctcttgatattgttgactggtgcaccattcctccactcccagccactgaactctgtagctccttcaaagtgattgttacctgggtggtgtgatgcagcttccacttcctgattattgatccaactgtgctcactgggatatccaaacacctggatattattttgtaccctttccctaatctatgcatttgtattactttatctctaacttctgtagaatgctctttggtcttcattttccttcagattcacagcctgaccaatgatccgtggggtttttatccagaaaatgtgacagcaactttaatggttcacaggtggaggccaatggtaaggtaattgtgtcctcgttagggcaatttctttcatcggtgtaaactgggaccttccacagcacaggggttgaatacttatgcgagcaagatatttcagttttttatttttttttaaaatatttcccaacataaaaccaatgtcaccttacaataattgattttgagtttcagtgtttaaaaatcaAATATCAAACAGTCCCGGGCCTGTAACGGTGAGGTTTCTTCACGCCGCCGGTAGCAGGGGCGCTCTTTCGGGCAGCCTTGGTAGCGAGCTGCTTCCTGGGCGCCTTTCCTCCAGTAGACTTACGAGCGGTTTGCTTGGTTCTTGCCATCTTTATCTGCTTTCAGTCAGTGACTGTGCGGATTAAAGGTTTGTTTAAATGACGGAAAGCCGGTGCTTCAGGCTTTATAGCAGCTGCTGGATTGCCCTGATTGGATCAAACTCACGAGACACAAAGTCGTTTTTCATTGGCCATTTTCTAAATACTCTATCGTGATTGGATCATTTGAAGTTGGCgcttctttctttgttttaacgTCTTTCACTGCTGTTCATCAGGAATGAAAACTCAACTATTTCCGTCCTTTTTGCTCGTTAAAAGggcttgcattttttttctttttaaatatcgaTGTGAGAATTATTAATTTAACATGTTATTGTTTGGGATGTAATTTAATTAAACTGATGGCTCTACAATTTCACTGTGAACAAAACTCACGGCACAACAGATCGCCGTTACTGGGTGAAACATACGGTctattttaaacaattcaaatttAGATTCACATTGCGCTTTAGTTGTACATAACGCAGGCTTAATTCGGCAGCTAACTCCTTGTGAATGATTACATTAAATCAATTACATCCAATACTACCGCTAATCTGAAAACGCCACATCTTTCTGATCAATTTGTTTCAAATTGCAATACTAAACATGTGTACAGGTTGATAAATGCATTACTGACACGTTCAGCGGCGTGAGAACAAGGACTTTAGCTTTCTATTGAAGTGGTGGGTGGCTCTTTAAAGAGCCTTTGGGTTTGTAAAGTCTAAACGCGGGTCAGTCGGGCTGGTTTACTTGCTCTTAGCGggcttctcggttttcttgggcagcagcacggcctggatgttgggcagcactccgccctgagcgatggtgacgcctcccatcagcttgttgagctcctcgtcgttgcggacagcgagctgcaggtgacgcgggatgattctggttttcttgttgtcccgggcggcgttcccggcgagctccaggatttcagcagtcaggtactcgagcacGGCGGCCAGATAGACCGGGGCTCCAGCGCCGACACGCTGAGCGTAGTTTCCCTTCCGCAGCAGCCTGTGGACACGGccgactgggaactgcagtcctgccctggaAGAGCGAGTCTTAGCCTTTGCTCTCGCCTTTCCGCTAGTCTTTCCTCTACCAGACATTGTAACGTGTTCTTGATAATACAACAGTACTAATAAAACATGCAAAGCGAccggtatttatttatacactcCATATCGTTCTGATTGGTTCAAAGGTAATGTAGTTGCCTAGCCTATCACAACCCATTAGGCGCACGATTGgtctacaattaaaaaaaaaaatgtgtgccgTTGATTAAGTTGTTTGTCCAAAGCAACGATCACGTGGCTGTTTTATTATCTGTAATGCTAATCTAAAAGACGAAAGCATTCTcaaatagtattttattttccccacttgaagaatatatttatatttatattagtgGACAATGCAGGAACTCGGTATGTTTAtaaaacaattgctttttttaCTACTGGGAATTATCGTttgctttttttcagaaagatGTGTCGGCTCTGAGGAGCCTTTGAGTTCATTGTAATAGGGGGTAATACTTAGTCGTAGCATTGTGCAAAAACAAACCCAAACACTCCCTAAATTTAAAAAACGAGTCGGCAATGAAGTGGTTAAAATGACAATCTCAAACAGACGAGTCTGCGCACTGAGGGGGTGTCTGGTGAAACGGCGCGCAATGCTGGGACGAGCTTTTCAAATAGGTCCGCTTTATGCGTCTATACATCatagcttgtttaaaaaaaaaaaaaaaaaaaaatcatcattattTCATTTAGataaacagtgaattattttttgaAGATGTCTGGTCGTGGAAAGGGAGGTAAAGGACTCGGTAAAGGAGGCGCTAAGCGTcatcgcaaagtgctccgtgataacatccagggcatcaccaagcccgctatccgccgcctggctcgccgcggaggagtgaagcgaatctccgggctgatctatgaagagaTATGAAATGATATCCAGTCGTGATTGATATTCGTGTTTTTTGCGCAGTGAACTGTGTGAGGATTAGTATGTATAACAGGTAATACCTGGAGGTTTATTACATTCGATTTCAAATGCAGATTAAACGGGTTCTTCTGTTTGCTCATGTTATCAGCATCAGTGGGAGACCAGGCTTATTTGGAATTTCTTATCTAATGCTGCCGACTAGTGGTTTTATGCGGTATTTTACTTTTGAAACGTTTCAAACTCCTATTTTAAACCACGTGCAAAAGTCAAAAGGAAAATTAACTAAGTTTGATACACAACCCTAATGAATGGTCGTGTGTTGGATTGGGCTTGTCAGATGTCTGTTTCCTTACAGTTTTAACATTCTGTAGCGATCTTGAGAACTTGTGTACACCAACATTTCCAACACATGTGTATTTATGAATGCAGTGATCTGGTATTTCAGATGGAAAATCTAAAGATGGTAGGGTACTGTACACTAACGCacacattaaaatagaaaattCTGCATAATATTTGCTCGTTAAGCTTTAATgcgtcattttaaaaacaatacagtgcGCTTTCAGTTCAGGGCAGTGATCTTCGTATGTAGTCGCCACTAGAGGGTGCAAAAGAACTCGCACACTAACACAATTCTACTCagtttctcatccttgacctttattttaatttttttttaaaagtggaaaataaaaacattgtaaagtaatttacaaaaatatagtaaaacaaaatacagctgcaaCTTATGTGACTTACACTTAACCCCTAAATTTAACCCCTAAACCTTACCTCTACCCCACCCTTACCCCTAACCTCTAAACATAACCCCTACCTCTAAGCTTAACTGTTGCATAGCAaagtaattattaatattattttaacacCAACTCTTATTTCAACAGTTTCTTTTGCACACTCTACCGGTCTCTAGTTTTCacctatatttaattaatacattaataatttCTGTAGTTTTCACTTTAATTGTCTTTAAATTACCTATTAAAGCTAAGGAGCAAAACGGTCAGAATTTTCTATTTTTAGAGTGTGTGACTTAAATCTACCGTAACCatgacccctgaccaattctctcatattactgaattacaaatggcacattgaaattttgttctgtttgatatttgatttttaaacactgaaactcaaaatcaattattgtaaggtgacattggttttatgttgggaaatatttttaagaaaaataaaaaactgaaatatcttgctcgcataagtattcaacccctgtgctgtggaagctcccagtttacaccgatgaaagaaattgccctaacgaggacacaatccTCGTTAGGGCACAAAGGAGcgacagagttcagtggctgggagtggaggaAAGGTGCACCAGTCAAcaatatcaagagctctgcataacactggcctgtatgggagggtggcaagaaagaagccgttactcaaaaagtaccatctgaaagcacgtctggagtttgccagaaagcatgagagtgacccagctgcgagtgggaaaaggttttgtggtcagatgagaccaagataggagtgttttggccaaaactcaaagcgctatgtgtggcgcaaacctaacactgcccatgcctcaagagacaccatccctacagtgaagtatggtggtggcagcatcatgctgtggggatgcatctaatcagcagggactgggcatctgaTATATCCCCAAGAcccccctgtttagactgcacttgtagatctcttgatccacccctcctactatgcactggactcgTCTGACCTCAGCACCGCGTTACTGGATCCTCCGCTAATGTATTATTGCACTACTaggtcactgtagatataacttgcagtaatcctaacttgttgcatcctagttcatattgtattttagtatcattattatttacacttactgtaaactacactatctaaatatgaagcttgcattatAACCCcgcactgccctgtaacacctgcaagtcaccttggataaaggagtctgccaaataaatagcCATCCTGGATTCCTGCTCCAATAAACacttgcactgtactgtact
Coding sequences:
- the LOC131723380 gene encoding histone H2A-like, producing MSGRGKTSGKARAKAKTRSSRAGLQFPVGRVHRLLRKGNYAQRVGAGAPVYLAAVLEYLTAEILELAGNAARDNKKTRIIPRHLQLAVRNDEELNKLMGGVTIAQGGVLPNIQAVLLPKKTEKPAKSK
- the LOC131723379 gene encoding histone H3, which gives rise to MARTKQTARKSTGGKAPRKQLATKAARKSAPATGGVKKPHRYRPGTVALREIRRYQKSTELLIRKLPFQRLVREIAQDFKTDLRFQSSAVMALQEASEAYLVGLFEDTNLCAIHAKRVTIMPKDIQLARRIRGERA
- the LOC117401706 gene encoding histone H2AX-like, which gives rise to MSGRGKTSGKARAKAKTRSSRAGLQFPVGRVHRLLRKGNYAQRVGAGAPVYLAAVLEYLTAEILELAGNAARDNKKTRIIPRHLQLAVRNDEELNKLMGGVTIAQGGVLPNIQAVLLPKKTEKPAKSKMKKHVTMSGRGKTSGKARAKAKTRSSRAGLQFPVGRVHRLLRKGNYAQRVGAGAPVYLAAVLEYLTAEILELAGNAARDNKKTRIIPRHLQLAVRNDEELNKLMGGVTIAQGGVLPNIQAVLLPKKTEKPAKSK